One Streptomyces sp. CNQ-509 DNA window includes the following coding sequences:
- a CDS encoding sulfotransferase family protein has protein sequence MTQSVDGGQRIAMWSGPRSLSTAMLRSWENRRDTTVSDEPFYGYYLRTTGADRPGREHSLATMPTEWRTVVRDLEGPIPNDRAIWFQKHHALHILPDVSREWIPMAANFFLIRNPRHVVASYARIRPIFTAGDLGYDAMVDIFRWIGDRTDQEPLVVDASDVLADPEGQLRALCRALGVDFQMSMLSWPAGRRTTDPEPGDPWYAHVQRTTGFGRPTEAPRALPDQYLEIVKACERSYRFLHERRLRLT, from the coding sequence GTGACGCAGAGCGTGGACGGCGGACAGCGCATTGCCATGTGGTCAGGGCCCCGGTCCCTGTCGACGGCCATGCTGAGGTCCTGGGAGAACCGGCGAGACACCACGGTCAGCGACGAGCCCTTCTACGGCTACTATCTGAGGACTACCGGGGCTGACCGTCCCGGACGTGAGCATTCACTGGCCACCATGCCGACCGAATGGCGGACAGTCGTGCGGGATCTGGAAGGTCCGATCCCGAATGATCGCGCTATCTGGTTCCAGAAGCACCACGCATTGCATATTCTCCCAGATGTTTCCAGGGAGTGGATTCCGATGGCTGCAAACTTCTTCCTGATCCGGAATCCACGCCACGTGGTTGCCTCGTACGCACGCATCCGGCCGATCTTCACAGCCGGGGACCTCGGCTATGACGCCATGGTAGATATCTTCCGCTGGATCGGAGATCGCACAGACCAGGAGCCCCTCGTAGTCGACGCCTCCGATGTGCTGGCCGACCCGGAAGGCCAACTCAGGGCACTGTGCCGTGCGCTGGGCGTCGACTTCCAGATGTCGATGCTCTCCTGGCCGGCAGGACGGCGAACCACCGACCCGGAGCCCGGCGACCCCTGGTACGCACATGTCCAGCGCACAACGGGTTTTGGGCGCCCCACAGAAGCGCCTCGGGCACTCCCAGACCAGTACCTGGAGATCGTGAAGGCATGTGAACGCTCGTACCGCTTCCTACACGAAAGGCGCCTGCGGCTGACCTGA
- a CDS encoding AMP-binding protein — translation MNSPSPTREFLERAWLAALDMPPTDFLPEDAKFYDQGGTSLRVIMLHTLLEEGLDVSVDIVELFDSLATLRFGDWAKQLMESTSQVTGSKSGVSLPTPSAGRVGAGDELAVALPSGSHVAGVPDRSGLVSIGDRIAVLAREFPDRTALIEVRPDGTEIVLTWSEALDRINAAARALEKRGVGEESTVIVGLPNGIDHVVTTLATWMLGARVIPVNPALPEREYTELIGKVPGAFAVGTRPSEIQVTELDGEDRSYVPARGVPRSAALTGGSTGTSRIVCRRHPWLYDPEQSTPAGYELPGFRFGQVQLVALPMYHGGFLELHNGLAMGHTVVIMVSFAPTLLLRLVERHRVNFFLLVPTQMRAVAAVHDVPRYDLSSVEAMYHQSAKCPEAVKRRWLEILPPERVYEDYGSVENVGYLRIRGDEWLEHPGSVGRPGNGVEVRVVGDDGQDVPPGTVGAIYLKSPGAVQPTYLGGGPDLPENDGFLTVGDLGYLDEEGYLHLVDRRSNVINVGGLNIHPSEIEDVLLELDSVADAAVTGRRHAILGERVHALVVRGSSGLTEEQLMAHCRARLALSKVPHAYEFVDQLPRDSSGKLRRHEL, via the coding sequence ATGAACTCTCCATCACCGACTCGTGAATTCTTGGAGAGGGCCTGGCTTGCGGCCCTGGATATGCCTCCCACCGATTTCCTCCCGGAAGACGCCAAGTTTTATGATCAAGGCGGCACCTCGCTACGTGTCATCATGCTCCACACTCTCCTCGAAGAAGGTCTGGACGTATCCGTGGATATCGTCGAGCTCTTTGATTCTTTGGCTACTCTTCGATTCGGTGACTGGGCCAAGCAGTTAATGGAATCAACTTCCCAAGTCACGGGATCGAAATCCGGGGTCTCCTTGCCCACGCCGTCGGCGGGACGCGTCGGTGCGGGCGACGAGCTCGCTGTGGCGCTTCCATCGGGAAGTCACGTCGCTGGCGTCCCGGACAGGTCGGGTCTCGTCTCCATCGGCGACCGAATTGCGGTTCTGGCCCGTGAGTTCCCCGACCGCACCGCGCTCATCGAAGTGCGGCCCGACGGCACGGAGATTGTGCTCACCTGGTCCGAAGCACTTGACCGCATCAACGCTGCCGCCCGAGCGCTGGAGAAGCGCGGTGTGGGAGAGGAGAGCACGGTCATCGTCGGTCTGCCCAATGGCATCGACCACGTCGTGACGACCCTGGCCACATGGATGCTCGGGGCTCGCGTCATTCCGGTGAACCCAGCCCTACCCGAGCGTGAGTATACGGAGCTCATCGGCAAGGTACCCGGAGCATTCGCCGTTGGCACACGTCCTTCAGAAATCCAGGTCACCGAGTTGGACGGTGAGGACCGGTCCTACGTTCCGGCCCGAGGCGTACCTCGTTCAGCGGCACTCACAGGCGGCAGTACCGGCACTTCACGGATCGTATGCCGTCGGCACCCGTGGCTCTACGATCCGGAGCAGAGCACACCTGCTGGGTATGAGCTACCGGGATTCCGTTTCGGGCAGGTGCAGCTCGTTGCACTGCCTATGTACCATGGCGGGTTCCTTGAGCTGCACAACGGCCTTGCCATGGGACACACGGTCGTCATCATGGTGAGTTTCGCCCCCACTCTGCTCCTGCGGCTGGTCGAACGGCATCGGGTGAATTTCTTCCTGCTGGTGCCGACACAGATGCGCGCCGTCGCCGCTGTCCACGACGTTCCGCGCTACGACTTGAGCAGTGTGGAAGCCATGTACCACCAGTCGGCCAAGTGCCCCGAAGCGGTGAAACGACGCTGGCTGGAGATCCTGCCCCCTGAGCGGGTGTACGAGGATTATGGGTCTGTCGAGAATGTCGGCTACCTGCGGATCAGAGGTGACGAATGGCTTGAGCACCCTGGGAGCGTGGGACGACCAGGAAACGGCGTGGAGGTACGGGTAGTCGGTGACGACGGGCAAGACGTACCGCCGGGCACCGTCGGGGCGATCTATCTGAAGTCGCCCGGTGCGGTCCAGCCCACCTACCTCGGAGGCGGCCCCGATCTGCCGGAGAACGACGGATTCCTGACCGTCGGCGACCTGGGCTACCTGGACGAGGAAGGGTATCTGCACCTCGTCGATAGGCGGTCCAACGTGATCAACGTCGGTGGCCTCAATATCCATCCGAGCGAGATCGAGGACGTTCTGCTGGAGCTGGACTCGGTCGCCGATGCAGCCGTAACGGGACGTCGGCACGCGATCCTCGGAGAGCGTGTGCACGCACTGGTGGTCCGTGGCTCCTCCGGGCTCACTGAGGAGCAGCTCATGGCGCACTGCCGGGCGCGCCTGGCGTTGTCGAAGGTTCCGCATGCCTACGAGTTCGTCGACCAGCTTCCGCGCGACAGTTCGGGCAAGCTCCGTCGGCATGAACTGTAG
- a CDS encoding condensation domain-containing protein produces MPAVEKTFPLNTAQLRNLRNWLPRERAEKVIPLVIVPAGPLDPHHVQQALEQLVLRHEALRSRILLDVEADGRWVQQVLAHEDVTGSLAVFVPVTTGAEVRQHARSAPLPVEPTQEAVRAMICIRDGVVCLLKISLSHVFTDAIGARAVENDLRALLARDGVVLPPAPQASSFARGPADPTVRANTERWQALLARAPRTCTFAPASRESHERVEHAVLPLPAASTRGLAAFCEGSGRPASLVWTAIGSALVQILTGQCDQVFRSTYGNRTRPDSLAAVAQLAQATYVPLQGSACDSFRNRLDMIARAVLPTYRLGEYDANALLDWLNAPENARGTVFQPAFEMNYVPPMPGDAAERGDPVSAETYQSWMRIDPLAGKADLALSITHEPDPVLLLSARRPLALHRGAEQLAQDCLQLLRALITSPDSRIAVSGVSRLHTLAGLTPHHSGAMIDLEAIERMVLSVPGVRSCRLSIRRCGEACSVHAHVHGRNFGGPENLLSLLRSRQRWHSGCVVPDSIDLAR; encoded by the coding sequence GTGCCAGCAGTCGAGAAGACTTTCCCACTCAACACGGCGCAGTTGCGGAACTTGCGAAACTGGTTGCCGCGCGAGCGTGCGGAGAAGGTTATCCCCCTTGTCATTGTGCCGGCCGGCCCTCTGGACCCTCACCACGTTCAACAGGCTCTGGAGCAACTGGTACTGAGGCACGAAGCGTTGCGGTCTCGGATCCTTCTCGACGTGGAGGCAGACGGACGCTGGGTACAGCAGGTACTCGCGCACGAGGACGTCACGGGTTCGCTGGCCGTGTTCGTCCCGGTGACCACCGGAGCTGAGGTCCGTCAACACGCGCGGTCGGCGCCTCTACCTGTGGAGCCGACGCAGGAGGCCGTCCGTGCGATGATCTGCATCCGCGACGGTGTCGTGTGTCTGCTGAAGATCTCGCTTTCCCACGTATTCACAGATGCGATCGGCGCTCGCGCCGTCGAGAACGACCTCAGAGCGCTCCTCGCCAGAGATGGTGTCGTGCTGCCTCCGGCGCCGCAGGCCAGCTCGTTCGCCCGTGGGCCGGCGGATCCGACGGTGCGGGCCAACACCGAGCGGTGGCAGGCTCTGCTCGCGAGGGCCCCACGCACCTGCACCTTCGCTCCCGCAAGCCGGGAGAGCCACGAGCGAGTGGAGCACGCCGTCCTGCCTCTGCCGGCGGCGAGCACCCGGGGGCTCGCCGCCTTCTGCGAAGGCTCGGGAAGGCCCGCGTCGCTGGTGTGGACGGCGATTGGCAGTGCGCTCGTGCAGATACTCACCGGTCAGTGCGACCAAGTGTTCCGCTCCACATATGGCAACCGTACGCGTCCGGACAGTCTCGCGGCTGTCGCTCAACTTGCACAGGCGACGTACGTTCCGCTCCAGGGAAGTGCCTGCGACAGCTTCCGGAACCGTCTCGACATGATCGCCCGTGCGGTCCTCCCGACCTATCGCCTGGGCGAGTACGACGCGAACGCGCTGCTCGACTGGTTGAACGCCCCCGAGAATGCCCGCGGTACCGTCTTCCAGCCCGCGTTCGAGATGAACTACGTTCCGCCGATGCCTGGCGACGCCGCTGAGCGGGGCGATCCGGTGTCAGCCGAGACGTACCAGTCGTGGATGCGCATTGATCCGCTCGCGGGCAAGGCCGACCTGGCTCTGTCGATCACTCATGAACCGGACCCCGTTCTGCTGCTCAGCGCCCGTCGGCCGCTTGCCCTGCACCGGGGTGCAGAACAGCTCGCCCAGGACTGCCTGCAACTCCTGCGGGCACTGATCACCTCGCCCGACTCACGGATCGCCGTGTCCGGTGTCTCCCGGCTGCACACCCTGGCCGGACTCACGCCGCACCACAGCGGCGCCATGATCGATCTGGAGGCAATCGAGCGAATGGTGCTGTCTGTGCCCGGTGTCCGCTCCTGCCGACTCTCCATTCGCAGATGCGGTGAAGCATGTTCCGTGCATGCACACGTGCATGGCCGGAACTTCGGCGGACCGGAGAATCTGCTCAGCCTGCTCCGGAGCCGCCAACGCTGGCATTCCGGGTGCGTGGTACCCGACTCCATTGACCTGGCGCGCTGA
- a CDS encoding protein phosphatase 2C domain-containing protein → MIVDTLSEPAESGRRNEDHTRVCMSAGNDGIAVVVDGVTPAGPSVCRHGVAWFAARIADEMARAAESQREGSLADCLAQAVTRTAAAHGDGCAPTAPGAPEATMVALRWDANRVDYLVISDATLLFENADGAVEAVLESSLDRVLSRPEVSRLRAEYEAWPVGSVERERAVRAYSDLVDGFRNTPSGFHTVSGDPAVADYTLCGSRPRGELRSAAALTDGMARWRDLFGFGGWEDLLALLRTRGTSELVRQVRSAEDADPQGIRFPRRKARDDASAVYLRW, encoded by the coding sequence ATGATTGTCGACACTCTTAGTGAACCAGCGGAGAGCGGCCGTCGCAACGAAGACCACACCCGGGTATGCATGTCGGCCGGGAATGACGGCATCGCCGTGGTCGTCGACGGCGTCACACCGGCAGGGCCTTCCGTCTGCCGGCACGGGGTGGCCTGGTTCGCGGCAAGGATTGCCGATGAAATGGCGCGGGCAGCTGAGAGCCAGCGCGAAGGATCCCTCGCCGACTGCCTGGCGCAGGCCGTCACGAGGACGGCGGCAGCACACGGTGATGGCTGTGCGCCCACCGCGCCAGGAGCGCCGGAGGCAACCATGGTCGCGCTGCGCTGGGATGCCAACCGGGTCGATTACCTGGTGATTTCGGACGCGACGTTGCTGTTCGAGAATGCGGACGGTGCCGTCGAGGCGGTGCTGGAGTCGAGCTTGGACAGGGTGCTGAGCCGGCCCGAGGTGAGCCGGCTCCGTGCCGAGTACGAAGCGTGGCCGGTCGGTTCTGTGGAACGGGAGCGGGCTGTTCGCGCCTACAGCGACCTGGTGGACGGTTTCCGCAATACGCCCAGCGGATTCCACACGGTCTCCGGCGATCCGGCTGTCGCCGACTACACGCTCTGTGGCAGCCGGCCACGGGGAGAACTCCGGTCGGCCGCGGCATTGACCGACGGGATGGCGCGTTGGCGTGACCTCTTCGGGTTCGGCGGCTGGGAAGATCTGCTGGCGCTGCTGAGGACCCGGGGGACTTCCGAACTCGTCAGGCAGGTGCGCTCGGCTGAGGACGCTGATCCCCAAGGCATACGCTTTCCCCGGCGAAAGGCCCGCGATGATGCTTCGGCCGTATATCTGCGATGGTGA